The Branchiostoma lanceolatum isolate klBraLanc5 chromosome 7, klBraLanc5.hap2, whole genome shotgun sequence nucleotide sequence CCTCTCACAAGCAGACAAGCCAGACATTGATGCAGGACTTCTGATGGATTAGGCCAtgcatgtctttttttcatatcataaaCGACACATTGTCAAACAAAAATTGTCTTCCAACGATCACTACGCTGAGTAAGGTACGAACTCAAAAGGTTATTGCTAGCAATAACTAAGCAAGTAACACCATGGTAGTGCCACTTTTTTGGAATTAAGTAACCAAAGAAAATGTCTGATAAAACGAAACCCATGAATGTGTACAAATAGACTTGAACATATCTCAGACCTGAACGAATCAACTCCATCGACGCATGCTGCCCCGTTCGAACATGGGTCCACTTCACAGTCATCGACGTCTGTTGAGCAGTCCTCCCCCGTGAACCCCGggtagcagacacaggtgtaaCCGTCTATCTCGTCTGTACAGGTTCCGTTCACACAGGGACTCAACGAGCACTCGTCAACATCTATCTCACAGTTGTCTCCTAAGTAGgaacaaagtttttgaaaaGTATCTCAATATTTAGTCAAAACATCTCaaaatctcaagatgcttttaaaaaatcaagattttttctaagaattttttttacaaaatatcatatatgtaATAATGAGAAATTAAATTCTTCACGCCAACGTTGGTTCAAAGTTCGTCGGAAGTTGTCCAAAGTCGtccgacgaactttgacccaatgctgacgtcacacgtgcgtaaTCAaatgtctacagcacttgggtcGGAATGCTGATGAAGACCGGGTGATTTGGTGGAAAATTCCCGGTGACTCTTTTtccttgagttggagaacagtttaatttCTCATTATGCAAAAACTTACCAACTGTGAAAGCATTAGTCCAAAACGCAATGCTCAGTCCAAAATTAAAATCTTTGATATTACTTCTGTATTTATCATATATCATGTCTGCTAAAAGAAAGCCGTTCGGTCTAAAATAACTGCTGAAAGTTGCAGACAGAAATCAACGCAACGTACAACGTACCTGAAAACCCGTCCAGGCACTGACACAGGTACGCGTTGACTCTGTCCAAGCAGGTGCCGTTATTGACGCATGGAGATGATGCACAATCATCAATGTCTGTTGGATAAAACAAGTATTAACGACAGTTATAAATGTAGATAATTAAATATATTCCGTTATGTAAAGCAATCCTAACGAAAAGTCTTTATACAGTTAGcttgtaaaataaaaattaaataTAAATTACTATTAAGTATACATTACACAATAGCCAAACCAAGGACTAAAGCTAAAACCAGAACATTTGTATACAGgagcataaaaacatacaacaccCTACCTTCTCACATCACAGCTGGAAACGCTCGCACATTCAAAGAACACATCAAGCAATTAAGTAAGGGAAAGAACAAGCACATGCGTCTTGACACATGGTGGTAATTTTTGTATATGATTAGTATATTGAagttattatattatgttatcattatgattacctttgtttatatttatgttcAGTTCACTCAATTATGTTGAACAATTTTTGGTATTAGTTCTGGGTTTCCTTATATACTattatctatacaatgattccgtttttatgttgacctctgacctatcCGCTCAtttttaagttcatcatatttgattttgtatgatttactatctaacaattgttttcgttcttcctgtatttgattaattgtattgttattgttattgttattgcatTGATAAAATTATATTTAATTaggaggactccaggaagattagtgtataaattgttgcacactaatggagatcttaataaaacaaacaaacaaacaattacaaAGATCAAGTAGTGGTATCATGCAAGCTGGATTTATTTGGAAATACAGGGTTGCATATTGTAGTCAAATTTAGTCTTAGTTGTGCCTCATCTTTAACATTGAAAGCAATTATAACCGACGGTTTAAAGTACAGTGAAGTGAAGGTGATCATTGAAATGGAATCCAAGGTTTGAAATCTCAACACAACATGAGAAACATTAGTAGTAGTTCAATCCAACCTACTGAAACAGTCTGCACTGCTTTCCGAGGCTACTAAGGCGGTGGTGTACCCGAGGGGACACTGAAGACAAGATGTCCTCTGTAGTGCGGGCTGGTATTCACCTTGTGGACATGGTGTACAGGGTGCCAGGCCCTTTGTGGAGATATAGCCGGCTTGGCACCGATCTGGAATCGAAATTTGATCACTAACTGTTAAATACTAGTATACCGAGACttacaaattcatcaaaatacATGAACGCCAGCTATTGAGATGATACACCTTTTATTATCCATCAGTTATCTCATCAAAATTAGACATGATACATATTTTGTCACCAAGCATAACAGATACACTAGAGCAGTTCAATTAAAATCAATATACATCATCTGAACATGTCTATTGTATGCGGGAAGCTAAAGATCTTTAGACGACAAAACTGTAATTGTGGCACAGCGAAAAGTACCAACCGAAGCAAAATGCAGGAGACGTCGCAGATGTAGCGTTGGTGGTTTGTGACGATGGGCAGGAGATGCAGGATGTGCTGCCTGTGTCCGGCTGGTAGGTTCCAATAGCGCACTCGGTACAGGGCTGGACTCTTGTAGAGGAATGCCATCCTGCCTGGCACAGCTCTGTACCATGGAATAACAATCATTATAGTACCTGACATTCAAAACGCGCAAACGTGCATCTTGCACTTCATGGGTCCGTAAATATATAGATTTAAATGCCAAACATGCCTGTTTCCATGGAAATATAAGTTTCAACAAAGATTAGCTTGAGTTACGtttcttgtacaatgtaaataataGCTAAATGTTAGCAAATTGACATTAGATGGTGTTCTTTCTTATCTATTTTTATCACTTTCAAGCTTttaaacgtgtttttttttaatacttagACACCGGACAATACATTTCGCTGGTTAAATCAAATCACCTTTACAGTAGGTGTCATTTCTGCTTCCTATATCTTCTGTCCAAGTCCCATCTGGGCACATCTTGCATGACAGCTGGTTGTGTTGGTCTTGGTATGAGCCAAGAGGACAGTCCACACATGTGTTGTTACCTTCATCGAAATAGAAGCCCGCTGGACAGCCGACTGAAATATGTAACCCGGTTTTAATAAAAAAGTGACAACGAAGAAAGAAGGCATGTCTGTGTTCGAAAGAAAagaaggctttgacttgacttgactattcGACAATTGAAACCACTGGTCATGGTGTAATCGCTAGTAATAATTTCTATTTATGTATACCGTAGTTTTTGATGTCACAGCTTGGGATGAATaatgtaatgataaaaaaatcttACCGCATTTTTTAGTGTCATTGTTCCATGCCGTCCCCATAGGACACTCAAGTATGACCTCACTTTCCTGCAACGAATCGGGAACAGCTCCCAACGTTTCCCCGTCCACCTCTAGCTGCAGTTCCCCTGAATCAGTGTTATTCTTCAGGGCTTCGAATACACTGTCCATAGTGGCCAGTGTAGATTCCACCGAACCAGAAGCTGTGTCATTGGCAGTTGTGTTTCCAGGTGCAACGGTGAGGGTGAAGTCAAGGCCTACTTCATCATCAGATGTCTGCCGTACCATCCTCGAGAGAGACTGCCAGATAGAACGTTTTGAACGTGTTCCACACGTCACCTGTGAAAGAAAGGAGTATcaataaaaacattgtaaaattCAAGTTTAATTAAGATATGATGCTTTGGAAATAAAGATTCATCAATGTCAGTTTTACCATGTACATTTAGCATTCGTGTCGTAGTGACAGATGAACTACTATCAGGAAAAACTCCGAATATACTTACATACACATTGTCAATGCTGCAACCTCCACTTGTAGGATCTACCTGGAGAGCAAAGTTACAAACCAGTGCGTACTGATTGCTGATCACATGAATAAAGTTGTCCTTTATTTGCTGTTGTACAGCAGGGTCACTGCAGTTCCCACCGTAGTAGAAGTAGACAGAGCCTTGCTTTGCTGCATTAGGAGATGATGATTCTGTACAAACAATTGAGACTCAGTCACTGACGTTTTGGTCGTGCAGATATGACAGACAGTCAGTTATTCAATTTTATTCATAACTGTATTGCCAGCCGCGGGAATGTACTCACGTTTATTAGCCTTTTTTGGCTCCATTCCACTGCAAAAGTTGTAAAATGTGTCTCTAACTGGTGTAGGACATGGGCTGGAGATTTTCAACATGGCGTACAGATTTTGAGCCACAGACACGTACGTGACCCAAACAGAATGGAGCTTGGTAACAGCATAATGGAATGCATAATGAAACAGTACAACAAACGACAATTGACATACCGCTGCAGTCTGGTATTGGTACCCTCCCAGGAGGCGCATTTATAGCAACTCCTGTGACCCATGTCCCTGATGGATCACAGTAATACGTGGAAGGCGTGTACCCTGCTGGAAAGTCACTGTTTTCCTCACAGTTTGGATCGCAATACGTGCCGAAGAACCAAAAGCCACACACAAGAGCGCCATTGGCTGGTGCATTGAGTGATGTACAGTCAGTTGCTAGAAAGGCAAAATGGTTTTAATGTGGTTCACAAAAAGACATTTACAACAATAAACAGagttgaacaaacaaacaaaacaaaaaacaatatttgaCAAGCGTACACACAGGTTGCTCAAGAGGCTGTATGTCAATATCTTTGGTGTTATTTATAATTAAGCATTACGCAACATACAAGTGATACATAATAACAATTGAAATGATATTATCCAAATACCTACATTTTACCACTACCCTGAAGGTACATGTTGCACGGTTTCCTGATACGTCGATTGCTTGGTATGTGATATATTCTGGTCCGTACTCAAAATTGTCGCCAGGGCTTTTACTCAAAGACGTTACAGTTGGTGCTGTGCCTGAATTGTCCTGAATGGAACATCCATTCAAGTGTTAGACAATTCCAGATTTTATATCACATTAGCAAAATAAATATGAGACATACTAGCAGATCCACATTTACACTACATGTGATGATGTTATTCTACATCATCTTCATAATCTACTGGTTCTGTATCTACAGCATTGGATAATATACTTCCACTACTCAGATGGGAATGTGGGGGTACACCTCTAATGTGACAGAACATGGCACTGTATACTGTGTTTTTCTATAAAGGGACAGTTTTACCACTGGAATGATTTAAAGCTTAAGGGGGGCTAAGATACAGCGCGGCACTACACAAGACATCGCTGCATATATTCTGCATCGcatcaaaaataaaaaaaaaggttgttaAGCTGCATACTTAGTGATATCATACATATACCAGGCTAGATAGATTCGTGATAAGTTCAAGTCAGGAACTTACGCTTGCTATTGGATCAACCCAACTGACGGCAACGGGTGGGCTACTGGTTTGTTGTTCAATATCACTTGGACATGTTATGTTTGGTTCCTCGTTGTCTGTGAAGTCAAAGAGACACAATCACAATTCAAGAAAGAGCAAGGCACTGTGCTTTGACTCAATGATACTATCATTTCCACTGTGTTCTTTGCGGACAAGCCATCCAAGAAATATTAAATCAACATGCTTACTATCTCCTTTGATTTCATTATCATGGTACTATTTTGTGCTACCTGGCTGAATGTAACTACAATGGAGAACATGGCCGGACTTTAAGGTCACCTCATTATGAATATTAGACAATCATGATGACATACCTCTAATGATAACACTGAAACTGCACGTTGCTGCCAGCCCAGCTGAATCTGTTGCGATGTAGGTGACAACATGTGTCCCAACCGAGAAGACCGAAGGTGGTTCGGTACCGTTTGGTGATACCGTAATGGTTACTGCGGTGTTGTCCGTGGCTGTTGGTTTGTCCCAGTTCACAAGCACAGTTCCTAACCCTGCACCTGGTTCTAGGAACACGTCACTCGGGCAGCTGGTGAAGACTGGTGGCTGAATATCTGGAATAGATAGAAAGTTACACCAAAGGTTTGCAAGGCATTCAAAAAAATTTTGTCAAGCAAAAGTGTGCTTTCACTAAAGTGATGATGTGAAGTAGAGGATTCTGCTACATTGCTACACCTCTAATTCCCCCAGATACCATAAAATTGTGGTGCATACCTCTGCATGAGGGTGTAGAGGAAGCACTGGGGGACCAGTGGCCTGTAGCATTGCATTCCGTAGCGTTGATGCCATTTTGCAGTtcgaaaccagacagacaattGAAGGTGCAATGTGTCCCAGCTACAGGCTGAACGGTGCAAGCTGTTGGGGTGATGGTCCCGTGAGAAGGCCGGGATAGAGGGCTGCATCTGAAAACTGACAGCAGACATGCATTGAATGATTTGAAATATTCAGGGTTTTTTTCATTTATCCTACCACACTAGACCACCGTCGAGGCTAATTAGGGGTTGATGGCCCGCCCGATGGAGGTGTTTACCTATgaccacagaaaaaaaatatcagcTGAGAAAAGTGGCCTAGTTATCTGATTATGTTTGACGTTTAAAGCGTTTGACACCTAGCCGTTTCTTCATGGAAACAAAAATCAGCCGGGCTGACCGTATGCACGGTATGCACATTTTTATCTCCTTGacaatggagatatagttttgggtgtgtctgtctgtgtgtgtgtgtgtgtgtgtgtgtctgtctctctgtgtgtttgtgtttccggaccactgtagtcagcataactcaagaacctcttgatagattacgatgatatttggtatgtgggcggatGTTGTCATGCCGAAcatcaaggtagattttgggcccccctggtatgtgaccttggtactgcagagaacttccgttttgtatattttgaccttgacgtgctatggtcaagtggtgtaggtttgggcccactagcagcttgctctggaactgcaggcgcgttattgtgaaaatcttcaaaggagaataactgaaaaaaggaacgacggatttccatgatatttagtatccaggtagcttagacagagatgtacataaaatgtgcaaattatggtaattgggacttgatttgtataattaatgagtaacatCTATACTTGCAGTGATTTCTATaatatgactcaaatacatatataacatatgtagtttatggcaagtggaacatcaaGAGATACCAATTAtccaaataaattcataatttgcataattgatgcaaaagtgcCACAATTCATCTAAGTGCTAGATGATCCGTCtatcaatattgcgacatgtgtaagttggttAAAGGTGTTGATGACCAAGCATGAAAGTCATTTGcaaaaacagaatagttcatggagatatgaggtcgccgAACTCTTGTTGCATCTGTAACCATTCAGCAGTATGATCGTACTTATCAGCAATCAAATCAGAAATCAAGTACTTATTTCATTGTTCATATTCTCGTAAGTGCTAATAGTTTTTCTACGTACTTTCGCATTTTGTCTCCACCCCGTCCCAGTAGCTTGCTGTGCCGTTGTTTGTCACCACGCATGTTCTGATAGCAGAGCCGGTAAGGCGATAGCCTGTGTGACACTCCATACTGCAGCTGCTTCCTCGCAAATTGTTGCACGTGCTCACGAACTGTCCGAAGGCTGGTGGTGGAAGACTTCTACAGCGGTGTACTGTCAACCAAACAATGCGAATTGAAATAAGAAAAGTAAATATAACAGTATTGCAGTGCTGTCACAATCAGTGTTATTTCATCATTACGAAACATAGAATATTGCAATTGATAACTTTAAATGTTTAATTGAATTAGACATCATTTGTGATGCATATTCTAATATGCATCACGATTCACGAATGATTTCAAAATACCTTACCTGTGACCACGACAGTAAACTGGCACTTTGCTATGTTTCCAGCGGCGTCCTCGGCAGTGTAGATGACATGATGTGACCCCTCATCGAATATGGTTTTCAACCCGGTCGACGTGACAGCAGGGGCGTTACCTAATGGGAAACGACATTTTTATAAATTAGACGTCAGTGTTGCAAAGCTTTTAGTTAATAATGAACAGAGGTGTAGAAGGGGATGGTTCAGCTATAGAATAAATTTGAATACGTCACTGGTTAACTATAGGGTATATTGACACATTTGTCAACAGCCTTGTTTGGCCACAACAATAAAGAATTCATTATGTTGCACACTTACCGGTTGAATCTGTTGCAGTAGGTGGAGTCCATGTGACATTGACACTTCCTTCTCCTCCATCAGctgtgacgtagatatcacTGGGACATCCATGGAACACAGGTTTTGTGATATCTAAACAGTAAAAATAAGTGACTTTAATATTTTCAGTTACATCTCAGATCATATAGTCAGAGCCATAGTCAGAGTCAGAGTCAGCCATTTATTCTTTTCCTCAGAATAACTGATTCAGAATTCCTCAGAATAACTGATATAATGCAGATCACCATCTTGGGACAATTAATTGGTAAGAACCTGGCGTTATACGTACCTTGACAGGACACAGAATTGTTATTCTGCCATCGGCCACCATCTAGGCATTTGTTGATTCGTGAGCCTACCAATGTGTACCCGGTCTCACAGGAATATGTGCACACGTCATTGTATGCTGGGCTCGATGTACAAAGACTTGGGTTGATGGCGCCACGTTGTATAGGGCTCAATGCTGTACACGTGTCAACTGTAAATGATATGTGACGATAGGATGATAGGTCTTTAGTAGTTATAGATCTTTTATTACAACAATACAGTAATTGTCTTCTATATGTCCATTAGCTGTATTTCTGTAAATAATTATGATATGTTTTACAATCAAAGTCTTACAACACCCTCCTCCAGCAGGACTGAATCACACGGCACAGCCTCCGGAATCAACCCTGCTCCTTTAACCCCACTTTCTAactattggtgacgtcaccaccaaacagctttcagccgaTCAGCGGATTGCCACAAGCTTGTCTTTTTGAAAACCgcaaaggtcgctgggaagctatcagccaatcaggttacgtcttgcATCGCTACTTTGTGTTCCAAAAACATATTGGCGGCTGTTACAGCCGATAGTTTTGCGCCAGCCTTTGAAGGCTTCTTTAGATTAGAGCGGCTTCGTCAGCATCAGCATTCTACCTTACTGACACTGCTTCATGGCAGAAACTTATTTCTATGTGTCAGGACAGGTAGAGGGAAAAGCCTTAATCACTTATGGGCCGGTCCGCTCCCCTGTGCTACAACTCCTCGTGAGATACGATCAGAAGTTTACAAGGGTCGTGTTTGACTAATCGTGATCGACGAAGCACATATTCTTGTGCAGTGGAAAGTTATTAGCTCTCTGGCTTGGACTCAAACTAGTAGCAATCTTTAAACGGTTACTCTTCCACGCCGCAAGTTTGTAACTTTGTaatcttggtgctgattggtttgGGCTATTTAAGGCCAGCTCACTAATTATCTATGAGCGACTGTTAGTGACGTCATAAATCTTAGGTTTAAAGGAGCTGGGTTGATTCCGGAGGCTGTGCCGACGGATTCAGCCCTGCTGGAGGAGggtgttgttgcaatttcagcaaagaaatattatatatatataaataaaaaaatctcaCTGACTCGTGCAAGTTAGTGATGACCCGGACCATGTTCCATTCTGCTGGCAGGTGCGCTTAATGCTCGTCTTTGGGCTGTATCCCTTGTTACAGTAGAAGGTACAGACAGTGTTGTAGTCCTCCTGTGCGTTGTTGCATCCGGACTTGATGCCATGAGCAGGCGTGTTCAGGCTGTGGCAGGTTACAACTGTTTCGAAAGAAATATGTAGCTAGTGAATCTAGAGAATCAATCAGTAGACTTTTGTTTAAATTGATGTTTAGCAAATCAACGTTATAAAACAAGCATTGACGGTTTATGGTTCCTAATCTTGCATCTTCGTTCTATAAACAAATCTACAATATCATACTTTCGCAGGTTGGGGCTGATGATGTCCAGAATCCAACATTGTAAGAGTCTTTCTCGCAGGAACTTGTGTGATTTCCAACTAGTTGGTAGCCCAAGTTGCACTGGAACTGGCATGTTGTGCCGTATCGCCTGTCGTTTTGGTTACACGTTATCCTTCCACTGGGAGGGGCATTCAGTGTAGAACAGTACACCGCTGAAGCAAATAATCACAGCAGCCACAAACGTTAAATCTAGGACAAAACATTGTTTCATATAATAGACACTTATATCCATTGTGAATTACCTTTGTGGCATACTATAAACGCATTCTTTAGTGTCCTTTCCTGACTCTTTCAGCTCAGCGTTTTACTCTATCAATATATGTAAGTTCTTTGTTCTTGGCGCGTGTGTTGTAggctgttgttatcatttccaTCTCGTGTGTTTAAGTGCCATCATTGCTAACGGCTTGATGGTTTGGGCTGCTGTTGTCATGAACTCTTCCCACTGTTCCTCTGTCACCTCTTCCGCAATTCTGGCACCCAGCACTACTTCAACAAGCCTCCCTTCTCGCTGTTGGTATACATACTTGCTGCCACATTTGTTCCCTGTAATGTTGTACATTAGTGCATCCCTAGTTGTATTAAAGGTTGAATACTGTGTGATGAGCTGTCTAATACATCCGTATCGTCGTTCCACATGTGGGGCATGGTCTGGGTGCTTGCTCTGTTTGAGCTGTACTCATGTGTATGGCCCTTTGCACATACGTAATGCATCGTATGTTACTTACATGGTAACTCGTCATGTTAAGGTTCAGAACAATGAAATATGGTATTGAAAATTTGCTTTTCTTACCCTTGACTGTAATCCTAAATGAACAATCGCTGTTACGACCTGCAGAATCAACAGCAGTGTACTTGATAGAATGCGCTCCTTCCGCAAAGGTAGATCCTGCAACAACATTGGAAATGTACATATTAGATATCAGTTAGTTAGTACCGTATTACGCAATGCGCTTATGACGTCCGAACAATATTAAATGCATCAGAACTGGAAAAATGCCATACAACTAGTTGTACACGCAAGTGACCTTTACAAGTTTGCAATGAGCGTTCTTCTCTGACTTTTACTCACTCAAAAgctaaaagaaaaggaaatacaAGTCAGTAATGGTGTAAATGGTCTATTCAAAGTTCGGGAAACCTTACACCATGTGAACGTTTGGGAAACCATGTGATATCATAACTGGAACATTGAAAATTATATCTAAGAAAAAGAACATGTTAGAATATACACAATAAAGCTACTAAACGCCAATGTAGAACCAAAGTACCAAAGTACCTGGCCCGTCTCCTTCCACACGGGTTACTGTTGGAGTAACTCCTGAGTTATCAGTTGCGGTAGGCACTGTCCATGTGACTGTTGCTGATGTTTCTCCCGAGCCTGCATACACGGTTTGGTCTGGTGGACAGTTGGTAAAGGTCGGAGGCTGTGTATCTAAAAGATCATTACAATACAGgttttaaaaaatatatatatgttgtcaGAGAGTAAGTGTCCTATTCTCGAAATAAGCCCAGCGCAACCcccaaactgttgcaacatCCAACATTGTTCACACTTCATAAGTACGAATCCAAGCTCACTCAGTGGTTAATTTTAAGATTATAGGTCACAATAAACACTTATGGAAAAGTGGGTGATTGATGTTATTATGCTATAATTATTCAATAACAATGTTAACTGACATTGTTAAAAAGTTTATCTATCATCATCCGTCCAACATTGTATCATTGGTCGATGATAGACACTCTGCTGTCTTTTTCATTAATTCATAAGTATGACGTCATAGCTGTATAACCAACAGGAATAGGAGCTAGTGAGTGGTGTATACACAGCTTGTCTGTATGATAACTGGTGACTATTACCCAAACACCAATAGTAAGGTGAACTAATCTGCGGGTCAAAtcaatatattcatttattgattgattgattgatctttagggtggtcccttcagttaacaatgtaactgatttccaagggaacccttggctgatacgagacggagatTCACCAGGTCTCcatccagacagaaggatttggaccatcgcacaccggggcatgcccctactctttttcgaaaggtgtggtgggttcttttacgtgcgcggggtgtggctctccccaaacacgggacctccatttaacgtcctatctgagggacgtccctaacacTACATAAGCTacgtactcatttacacctgagtgaagtgaggaaggtcttgttaagtgcctttcccaagggcacaacgtcggggcgcaagttcggacatgtctctgggcacaacctgggattgcatcccgggtcccattgtttgacagccgcgcgctctacacttgcgccacacgacgccactataAAGATCTCCTTACCTATGCAGG carries:
- the LOC136438281 gene encoding CUB and sushi domain-containing protein 3-like, with translation MNPTFSNCPGDITAVAPPMKTEANVLWLAPTATDNSGSTPTVDVDITTSLGPVNFLQRIPPIWFQEGQYTVTYTASDQEGNRATCDFSIHVQVTRCSQLGTPANGKTTPDPCGVLRGSRCDFSCDSGYNRVGADASTCQDDGSWTNPSPTCEVVYCSSLSAPPNTAMSGCYGTSSEPYGKVCHFDCNAGYTIKRGSRSRQCLADGSWSGTELECEVETCSGLPIPPDGAISPSTCTSQSNYGTVCHLSCDVGYRTSGPTEQTCNPGGQWSDQGKPTTCIDTQPPTFTNCPPDQTVYAGSGETSATVTWTVPTATDNSGVTPTVTRVEGDGPGSTFAEGAHSIKYTAVDSAGRNSDCSFRITVKAVYCSTLNAPPSGRITCNQNDRRYGTTCQFQCNLGYQLVGNHTSSCEKDSYNVGFWTSSAPTCEIVTCHSLNTPAHGIKSGCNNAQEDYNTVCTFYCNKGYSPKTSIKRTCQQNGTWSGSSLTCTIDTCTALSPIQRGAINPSLCTSSPAYNDVCTYSCETGYTLVGSRINKCLDGGRWQNNNSVSCQDITKPVFHGCPSDIYVTADGGEGSVNVTWTPPTATDSTGNAPAVTSTGLKTIFDEGSHHVIYTAEDAAGNIAKCQFTVVVTVHRCRSLPPPAFGQFVSTCNNLRGSSCSMECHTGYRLTGSAIRTCVVTNNGTASYWDGVETKCEIFRCSPLSRPSHGTITPTACTVQPVAGTHCTFNCLSGFELQNGINATECNATGHWSPSASSTPSCRDIQPPVFTSCPSDVFLEPGAGLGTVLVNWDKPTATDNTAVTITVSPNGTEPPSVFSVGTHVVTYIATDSAGLAATCSFSVIIRDNEEPNITCPSDIEQQTSSPPVAVSWVDPIASQSKALSTSTTVGTAVTLLYNSK